A single genomic interval of Carettochelys insculpta isolate YL-2023 chromosome 28, ASM3395843v1, whole genome shotgun sequence harbors:
- the LOC142002829 gene encoding melanoregulin-like: MAVWHQLCCCACEREEPESSPLLRDMLWYFDQLGKRKRAQATNLWNEPADDTHMERDDDRELYNLLQRRAQLRRGSEGYRRLSFDISAHRQIRREVKDRWRQILEVLGFSAEADRLLDVTSVASYSSLRQPLQARQLLTALAEQTSLFDRHCSLPERYLFVLDRLLILDSGDDFLSAARRYYPLEAEEEGPPGEEEPPSQEAVLVTLSPGPQGLTEEEEEEEAAAMDEESLLDKLLE, translated from the exons ATGGCTGTTTggcaccagctctgctgctgcgcCTGCGAACGGGAAGAGCCGGAGAGCAGCCCGCTCCTCAG GGACATGCTCTGGTATTTCGACCAGCTGGGGAAGCGCAAACGGGCCCAGGCCACCAACCTGTGGAACGAGCCGGCGGACGACACCCACATGGAGCGGGACGACGACCGCGAGCTCTACAACCTGCTGCAGAGACGGGCCCAGCTGCGCCGGGGCTCAGAG GGCTACCGCCGCCTGAGCTTTGACATCAGCGCCCACCGCCAGATCCGCCGGGAGGTGAAGGACCGATGGAGGCAGATCCTGGAGGTGCTGG GGTTCAGCGCCGAGGCCGATCGCTTGCTGGACGTCACCTCCGTGGCCTCTTACAGCTCCCTGCGCCAGCCCCTGCAGGCCCGCCAGCTGCTCACGGCCCTGGCCGAGCAGACCAGCCTCTTCGACCGTCACTGCAGCCTCCCGGAGAGATACCTCTTCGTCCTG gaccgGCTGCTCATCCTGGACTCAGGGGATGACTTCCTCTCCGCTGCCCGGCGGTACTACCCCCTGGAGGCCGAGGAGGAGGGGCCCCCCGGCGAGGAGGAGCCCCCCAGCCAGGAGGCAGTGCTGGTGACgctcagccctgggccccaaggcctgacagaggaggaggaagaggaggaggctgcagcaATGGACGAAGAGTCGCTGTTGGACAAGCTGCTGGAGTGA